The genomic stretch CGTTCGCTGTTGGGAGGCCTCCAGGGTGGTCAGATACTTCTCCAGCGTCGTGGCCAGGACCGTGCCGCCGCCGCTCGCGACCAGGAGTGTGTCGGTCGTCCGGGCCGGGTTGATGATCAGCGCCCCGTCGATGTCCCGGTTCATGATCTGCTCCCGCGCCGTCGCCTCGTCGGCCACCACGCGCGGGTCCAGCGGGGAGCCGGGCAGCCGGTCGAGACGGGTCACCGCCTGTTCGGCCGCGGCCTGCGGCGCGACCACGCCGAACGGCACGTCCTTCGGCTTCGGGTCGTGCAGGGCCCCCACGTAGGACGCGATGAACAGCAGCTGGAGGGCGAGCACGCCGAGGACGAGCAGCGTGGCGCGCGGGGTGACCGCGTCTTTCAGCTCGGCCAGAAAGCTGTTCTGTGTCATGTCCCCCACGGTCCGAGGCAGTGGACGTTTCCGCAGGTGGGAGAGGGCCGAACGGTTGTCGTACAGACGTTCTATTTTTGGTCTATGGTGGGGGTGAGGTAGTCGGGAACTGATGTTCGATATCGGAGGTGTGGATGCCCGGTTTCACGCATCTGCACACCGTCTCCGGGTTCTCCCTGCGCTACGGCGCCTCGCATCCGGAGCGGCTGGCCGAGCGCGCCGCCGAGCGGGACATGGACGCCCTCGCCCTCACCGACCGCGACACCCTCGCCGGCGCGGTCCGCTTCGCCAAGGCCTGCGCGAAGGCGGGGGTGCGCCCGTTGTTCGGTACGGAGCTGGCGGTGGAGCGCTTCGAGCCTGTGCGAGAGGGAAAGCGCCGCACTCCCGTTCGCGGGGGTGCCTTCATCGACGAGTCGACACCCCGGGTCTCCTTTCTTGCCCGGGACGGTGCCCGCGGCTGGGCCGACCTCTGCGGAATCGTTACGGCGGCGCATGCCGGCGAGGGTTCACCGCTGCTGCCCTGGGACGCCAACCGGGGCGACGGACTCACCGTCCTGCTCGGCCCCGACTCCGACGTCGGCCGCGCCCTCGCCGCCGGCCGCCCCGACCGCGCGGCCCGACTGCTGGCGCCCTGGCGGGAGGTCTACGGCGACGCGCTGCGCCTGGAAGCCGTCTGGCACGGCCGCAAGGGCACCGGACCCGGCTCGCTGCGGCTGGCCGCCCGTACCGTCGGATTCGCCGCCGAGCAGCGGATCCGGCCGGTGCTCAGCAACGCCGTCCGCTACGCCGACCCCGGCCAGGGCCCGGTCGCCGACGTCCTGGACGCCGCCCGCCGACTCGTCCCCGTCGACCCCACCAAGGAACTGGACTCCGGCGAGGCCTGGCTCAAGGGTGCCGACGCCATGCTGGACGCCGCCGAGCGGATCGTGGAGGCCGCGGGTTTCCGGCGGGACACCGCGCACCGGTTGCTGGAACAGACGCGGGCCACGGCCGCCGAGTGCCTGGTCGACCCCGAGGACGACCTCGGCATCGGCACCGTCCACTTCCCCGAGCCGCGGCTGGTCGGCGCGGGACGTCGCAGCGCCCAGCGGGTGCTCGCCTCGCGGGCGGCGGCGGGGATGGTGGTCAAGGGGTACGCCGGGAAGCGTTCCTACTGGGAGCGGATGCACCGCGAGCTGGACATCATCGCCTATCACGGGTTCGCCTCCTACTTCCTGACGGTCGCTCAAGTCGTGGACGATGTGCGGGGTATGGGCATTCGGGTGGCGGCGCGCGGCTCCGGAGCGGGCTCGCTCGTCAATCACCTCCTCGGCATCGCGCACGCCGACCCCGTCGAACACGGGCTGCTGATGGAGCGGTTCCTGTCCGAGCGGCGGCTGGTGCTGCCCGACATCGACATCGACGTGGAGTCCGCCCGCCGGCTTGAGGTCTACCGCGCGATCATCGACCGGTTCGGCACCGAGCGGGTGGCGACGGTCTCGATGCCGGAGACGTACCGGGTGCGCCACGCGATCCGGGACGTGGGCGCGGCCCTGTCCATGGACCCCGCCGACATCGACCGCATCGCCAAGTCCTTCCCGCACATCCGGGCCCGCGACGCCCGGGCGGCGCTGGAGGAACTGCCCGAACTGCGCGAGCTGGCCGAGGAGCTTCGGCGGGAAGGGGCGAAGTACGGGCGGCTCTGGGAGCTGACCGAGGCGCTGGACGCCCTGCCGCGCGGAGTCGCCATGCACCCCTGCGGAGTGCTCCTCTCCGACGCCTCCCTGCTCCGCCGTACGCCGGTCATGCCGACCAGCGGCGAGGGCTTTCCCATGTCGCAGTTCGACAAGGACGACGTGGAGGACCTCGGGCTGCTCAAACTGGATGTGCTGGGTGTGCGGATGCAGTCGGCGATGGCGCACGCGGTCGCGGAGGTGGAGCGGGCGACGGGGGAGAAGGTCGACCTGGACGCCGTACCGCCCGGCGATCCGGCGACGTACGCGCTCATCCGCTCCACCGAGACCCTGGGCTGCTTCCAGATCGAGTCGCCGGGCCAGCGGGACCTGGTCGGGCGGCTTCAGCCGGCTACCTTCCATGACCTTGTCGTCGACATCTCGTTGTTCAGGCCCGGTCCGGTCGCCGCCGACATGGTGCGGCCGTTCATCGAGGCCCGGCACGGGCGGGCGCCGGTCCGCTATCCGCATCCGGACCTGGAGGAGCCGCTGAAGGGGACGTACGGAGTCGTCGTCTTCCATGAGCAGATCATCGACATCGTCGACATCATGACCGGCTGCGGACGGGCCGAGGCGGACCGGGTGCGGCGCGGTCTGTCCGATCCGGAGTCGCAGGGGCGGATCAGGTTCTGGTTCGCGCAGCACGCGGCGGCCAGGGGGTATGACGCGGAGACGATCCAGCGGACCTGGGAGATCGTCGAGGCCTTCGGGTCGTACGGCTTCTGCAAGGCGCACGCGGTCGCCTTCGCCGTGCCGACGTACCAGTCGGCGTGGCTGAAGGCGCATCATCCGGCCGCCTTCTACGCCGGGCTGCTCACGCACGATCCCGGGATGTACCCGAAGCGGCTGCTGTTGGCGGACGCGCGGCGGCGGGGGGTGCCGATCCTGCCGTTGGATGTGAACGCGTCGGGAGTCGCCCACCGTATCGAACTGGTGTCCGGTATTTGGGGGCTGCGGCTCGCCCTCTCCGATGTGCACGGCATCAGTGAGGCCGAGGCGGCGCGGATCGCGGACGGGCAGCCGTACGCCTCGCTGCTGGACTTCTGGGAGCGGGCGCGGCCGAGCCGACCGCTGGCCCAACGACTGGCGCAGGTGGGCGCGTTGGACGCGTTCGGCGCCAACCGGCGTGATTTGCAGCTACACCTGACCGAGCTGCACCGGGGTGCGCGGGGCGCGGGAGGTGGCCAACTACCGCTGGCCGGTGGGCGGAAGACCGCGCCCGCAGGGCTGCCCGATCTGTCCTCCGCCGAGCGGCTCAGCGCCGAGCTGGGGGTGCTGTCCATGGACGCCTCGCGCCATCTGATGGACGACCACCGGGAGTTCCTGGACGAGCTGGGCGTGGTCGGCGCGCGTCGGCTGCGGGAGGCGCGGCACGGGGAGACGGTGCTGGTCGCGGGCGCAAAGGCGGCCACCCAGACGCCGCCGATCCGGTCCGGCAAGCGGGTCATCTTCACCACCCTCGACGACGGCACCGGCCTGGTCGACCTCGCCTTCTTCGACGACTCCCACGACGCCTGCGCGCACACCGTCTTCCACTCCTGGCTGCTGCTGGTGCGCGGCGTCGTCCAGCGGCGCGGGCCGCGCAGCCTCAGCGTGGTGGGCGCCGCCGCCTGGAACCTCGCCGAACTGGTCGAACTGCGCGCGGAGGGCGGGCTCGACGTGGTCGCGGCGCGACTCGCGGAGCCGGTGCCCGAAGCGGGCGAGGACTCGACCGGCGGTCGGCGCATCCATATGCCGACCGGATACGAAATGCATCCGTGGGCCGATCTGCGTCCCGCGGGTCAGGAGCCCTCGCAGACAAGGAAGTTGTGGCATCAGAGTCCGGGGAGTGCGGGATGACCATCCTCTGCGTACGTTTTCAGCTGCCGTCGATGTACGAGGCGGCCCTGCCCGGGCTGCTCGGGTTGCTGGAGGAGTTCTCGCCCGTCGTCGAGGCGTTGCCGCCGGACGGGGCGCTGGTCGATCTGCGGGGCGCCGAGCGGTACTTCGGGCGCAGCGCGGTGGAACTGGCCTCCGTGATCCGGGTGCGGGCGCTCGCGCTGTACGGCGTGGACTGTGTGATCGGGGCCGGGCCGGGGACGATGCTGGCCCGGATGGCGCTGCGGGACGCCCGGCCCGGGGTCACCTGTGTCGTGCCCGAAGCGCGGGACGGCATCGTGGAGTTCCTCGCGGACAAGCCGGTCACCGCGCTGCCGGGAGTCGGTACGGCGACCGCTCGCGTCCTGTGCGAGTACGGCCTGGACAGCCTCGGCCGGGTCGCCGCCGCGCCGCTGTCCACGCTGCAACGGCTGGTCGGGGCGAAGGCGGGGCGGGAGCTGCGGGAGAAGGCGAACGGGGTGGACCGCGGGCGGGTGGTGCCGAACGGTGCGGCCCGGTCGCTGATCACCGAACGGCCCTTCGACCGCGACGAGTTGGACACCGACCGGCATCGTCGTGCCCTGCTCTCCGCCGCGGAGGAACTGGGGGCGCGGCTGCGGGCGGTGGACAAGGTGTGCGGGACGCTGACGCTCACGGTGCGGTACGCGGATCGGTCGGCGACTTCGCGGAGTCGGGTCCTGAAGGAACCCACCGCGCATTCGGCCGCGCTGACGCGGGTGGCGTACGGCATGTACGAGGCGCTGGGGCTGCAACGGGCCCGGGTGCGGGCGATGACGCTGCGCGCGGAGGGCCTCGACCCCGCCGAACAGGCCTCCTACCAGCTCAGTTTCGACCCGGTCGACGAGAAGGTACGCCGCATCGAGGAGGTCGCGGACCGGGTGCGCGCGAAGTTCGGGCCCCGGGCGGTGGTGCCGGGGTCGTTGGCGGCGTGAGCGAATAGGGTGCGTTCATGAGCTGGCAGGGGCCGACCTATCGGGTCGTGGACGGGGAGAGGATTTACGGGGCCTGGTGTCATGTGTGGCGGTGGGTTCCGTACAGCGAGGAGTTTGTCGTCGAGGATCTGTGGGTCTTCGCGGACGGGGCCGTTCGCTGTCAGGAGCGGATGGATCTGGAGGAGTTGGAGGAGTTGCTCCGGTCCGGGTGGGTCACGGCCCGTGATCCCTATGCTCCCGAACGGCCGGCGGATGCGCCCAAGTGGCGCTCGCGCAGTCCGGAAGTGTGTACGCCGGACAGTTTCTTCCTTGAAGTCACCGACAAGGTTGAGGAGTTGAGCGGGCGGACGACCGCCTGGGATCGGCTTCAGGAGGCGATCAGGGGGTATCAGAAGGAGCCGTCCGAGTCCCGTCGCGAGCTGTTGCGCGAGGCCTATCTGGGCGTGCCCGCGCATGTGCGGATCTATGTTCTCGGAGACATGGATCGCCAGGACCGGCCCCTGCGGATTCTGCTCACCGACCTCGGTGAAGCCGTCGACGGGGACGGGCCCGTGGTCACCGCCGAGATGCACCGGGACGCCCTGGACTACTTCGACCGCCTTGATGACGACGACCGGGCGCACAAGGAGCGGATTGCCGTCCTGCACGCCGATGACCAGGACGTGCCCGGCCGCCCGACCCTTGTGTCCAACGAGGTCGTCTTTCCCCGGGGGTGGCCCGAGACCCCCGGGCTGTTCGTGCTGCGCAACGACTACCCCGTACCGATCGTGTTCGGCGGCCGGACCTACGCCTCCGTCCTGCACGGCTACTGGGCCCTCGCCGCGGCCGACCCCGCCGACCACGACCGCATCCGTGCCGCCGCCACCCCACGGGACGCCCACGAGCTGGGCGGACGGGCGGCGCGGCGGGACGGCTGGGCGGAGTTGCGGGTAGGCGTGATGGGTGAGCTGCTGCGGGCCAAGTTCGGTCAGCATCCGGGGCTGGCCGACGTACTGCTGGCCACCGAGGACGCGCGGATCCGTTACACCGGCTACGACGAGGCGCCGTACTGGACGGACGAACGCGACGGCCGGGGGCGCAACTGGGTCGGGCGGCTGCTGGAGCTGGTGCGCTCCGAGCTGCTGGTGGCGCGGGTCAGTTGGCCCACGGGGGAGTGATCCGGGTGCCGTCGGCCAGGTCCGCGGTCAGGCCGACGGACGTCGTCACCCAGGTCAGGGCGGTCTGATCGGTCGGGTTCTCGAGCGCGAGGGTCGAACCCGCGTTGATGATCAGGGTGTCGCCCGCCGAGATGTCGGTGGTGTCGCCGTCCAGGGTGACGCGCAGGCTGCCGATGAGGACGTGCAGGATCTCCTCCTTGCTGACGGTGTGCGCCGGGCCCTTCATGCCCGGCGGGACCTCGCCGCGCCAGGCGCACAGCTCCTTGCTGCCGGAAAGGGGTGTGGCGTACGAGACGAAACGGGCCCCGTGGATCTCGTGGGTCACGGCGTCGGACGAGCGGATTACGGGCATGGCTGTCCCCCAGAAATAGATGGTCAAGCTGCTTGACTACTTTTGCCGCTCCTATGGTCAAGCCGCTTGACCGGATCGTCAAGGGTGTTTGAATGCCCCCGTGCAGAACTCCGAGGCCCTCTCCCTGTCCTTCGCGCTGCTCGCCACCGCGGGTGAGCTGGTGCGACGTATCAACGACGGTGTCGTCGCGCGCGGTCATGAGGGGAAGTCCGCCTATGGATTCGCGTTCACGCGGATCGCGGCGGGCGGCGCCACCGTCTCCGAGGTCGCCGTGCATCTCGGGGTCACCAAGCAGGCCGCGAGCCAGCTGGTGGACGAGCTCGTGCGCAAGGGGTACGTCGAGCGGCGGCCCCATCCGCGGGACGCGCGCGCCCGGCTGCTCGTGCTGACCGAGCTCGGGTGGGCCAATACGCGGGCCGCAGAAGAGGCGGCGGCGGACGTCGTGCGGGAGTGGAGTGCGGTGTTGGGGGAGGCGGAAGTGGCGGAGCTGGGGCGCCAGTTGCTGCGTATCGCGCCCAAGGGGCCCATTCGTCCCTCTTGGTGACGGTTCGTCAGGCGTATTACATCAGTGGCCGACTACCACTGGAAGTTTTTACTGACGCGTAACTTCCCCCTTGAACTACTGGTCCGTAACTTTACATGTGAACCAGCATCCCGTGATCCGGATCACAGGGCGTAAGGCCATCGCAACTCCCTTGATCTGCAAGGAGATCACTCGATGCTGCCCTGGAAACGACTGCTCAGACCCGTGATCGCGCTGCTGCTGACCGCCGCGGTCGCCGTCGTCCCCGCCGCCACCAGCGCCCAGGCCGCCGAGGCGGCAAGCTCCGGCTGGAACGACTACAACTGCAAGCCGTCCGCCGCCCACCCCCGCCCCGTCGTCCTGGTGCACGGCACCCTCGGCAACTCCGTCGACAACTGGCTGGGCCTCGCGCCCTACTTGACCAAGCGCGGCTACTGCGTCTTCTCCCTCGACTACGGCCAACTGCCCGGCGTGCCGTTCTTCTACGGCCTCGGACCGATCGACAAGTCGGCGGAGCAACTGGACGCCTTCGTCGACAAGGTGCTCGCCGCGACCGGCGCCGCCGAGGCGGACCTCGTCGGTCACTCCCAGGGCGGGATGATGCCCCGCTACTACCTGAAGTTCCTCGGCGGAGCGGCCGAGGTGAACGCCCTCGTCGGCCTCGCCCCGGACAACCACGGCACCAGCCTGTCCGGACTCACCAACCTGTTGCCGTACTTCCCGGGCGCCGAGGACCTGATCTCCGCGGCCACGCCCGGACTCGCCGACCAGATCGTCGGCTCCGCGTTCCTCACCAAGCTGAACGCGGGCGGCGACACCGTGCCCGGGGTCAAGTACACGGTGATCGCGACCAAGTACGACGAGGTCGTCACGCCGTACCGCAGCGGGTTCCTGGACGGTGCGGACGTACACAATGTGCTGCTTCAGGATCTGTGTTCGGTCGATCTGTCCGAGCATCTGGCGATCGGGCTGCTGGACCGGATCGCCTTCCACGAGGTGGCCAACGCCCTTGATCCGGCGAAGGCCACCCGCACCACCTGTGCGTCGGTGTTCAGTTGACGCACCGCCGGGGTCTGACCAGCCTGAGCCGCCGGTCAGACCCCGGAGTCTCAGCGGCGGGTGCCGTCCGTGGCGCGTCGCCGCACCGACATGAACAGGGCGGCCGCGCCGAGCGCCAGCGCCGCGGCGCCGCCCATCGCGATGTACGAGGTGCTGCTGTCGCCGCCGGTCTCGGCGAGGTTCTCGGTGGTGCCGGCGGCCTTGGGCTGGTTGGCCTCGGTCTTTGCGACCGGCTCCGCCGAGGTGCTCGCGTCCTGGTCGCCGTGGCCGTTGTGCTCGACCGTCGACTCGTCGGCGCCGTCCTCGATCTGCTCCTCGGAGGGGGCGGAGGCGGAGGGCGCGGGGGTGGAGCCACCGTCGCCTCCGGTGCTCGCGCCGCCGAAGGTCACGTCCGAGCAGGAGTAGAACGCCTCCGGGCTGTCCGAGCGCTGCCAGACCGCGTACAGGACCTGCTTGCCGGACCGCTTCGGCAGGGTGCCGGAGAAGGTGTAGAAGCCGCCGGACGCGGCCGGGTCGGTGACCGTCGCCACCGGGTTCTGAAGGTCCAGGTCGTCCCAGGCCAGCGACTTGGCCGGGTCGAAGCCCTCCTTGGTGATGTACACCTTGAAGGTGCCCTTGTGCGGGGCGGTCACGCGGTACTTGAAGGTGTACGACCCGCTGCTGACGGCCGTGGCCGGCCAGTCGGCGCGGGCCAGGTCCAGGCCCTTGAAGGCGTCGCTGCCCGCGCTGCACAGCTTGCCGTCGGGGATCAGCTCCTGGTGCCGGCCGGCGGCGTCGCCGATCCGGATGCCGTTCCAGTCGTAGAGCGCCTGGGTGCCACCGGCCGCGACGGCCGCCTTGCACGCGTCGGACTTGGGGCTCTCGGGGCCCTCCGCGTAGCACTGCGAGACCCGGCTGACGGGGTCGCCCATCGAACCGTGCGCGGCCGCGGGCGCGGCGCCGAGCGCGGTCAGTACGAGCGGTGCGACGCCGACGAAGGCGACGGAGGCAGCGGTGGCGACCCTGCGGCGTGCGGGCATGAGGAACTCCTGGGAAACGGTCGTCGGTTGCTTGGCCGACCCTGTGGGGGGCGGTCAGCAAGCTAGCCCGAGAAAACCGTGAAATCGCCTGCTGGGAGCGGGCGATGGAGATCCTTATGGTCGCGTTAAGGGAGTACTGAGACTGAGATCAGGTAGCCGCGGCGCGCGGCTGGAACGAGGGGGTCGGACGTCAGCCGTCCGGCCACCAGGTTCTTGCGATGTCCTTGCGGATCTCAGGGCGTCCCGATGGACGCGCGTCGGTCTCCTCGCGGGACGTCCGGCGCGAGTCCGTCTTCTTCAGGGGCTTCTGCACGGTCATGCGGCGCATGGCTGCCTCCTTCAGTGCCTACCTGATTCCGCGTTCTCACGGAGGTAGACCCTTTGGGCGAGCGTTCCTCATCGATGCCGTTCTGTCAGTGGTGCGTGTCACTCTCGGACGTATGACGACAAACGGTGACGACAGGACAGCATCACGTACCGACTGGGACGCGGCGGCACCCTCCTTCGACGACGAGCCCGACCACGGCCTGCGCGACCCCGAAGTACGCCGCGCCTGGGCCGGCCGCCTGCGCGCCTGGCTGCCCGGACGGCCGAGCGACGTCCTCGACCTCGGCTGCGGCACCGGCAGCCTGTCGCTGCTCGCGGCCGAACAGGGACACCGGGTCACCGGCGTGGACAGCTCCCCGGCCATGGTCGACCTCGCCCGCGCCAAGCTCGCCGGGCGTGACGCGGCGTTCCTCGTCGGTGACGCGACGTCGCCGCCCGTCGGCGAGCAGCGCTACGACGTCCTCCTCGTCCGCCATGTGCTGTGGGCGCTGCCCGACCCCGGGCGCGTGCTGCGCCAGTGGCGGGGGCTGCTGCGGCCGGGCGGACGGCTCGTCCTCGTCGAGGGCGTGTGGGGGACGGTCAGCCCGGTCGGCATACCCGCCGATCTGCTCACCGGGCTGCTCGCCCCCATCGCCGGGGAGCTGCGTGTGGAGCGCCTGTCGGACGACGAGCGGCTGTGGGGGCGGGCCGTGGACGACGAGCGGTATGCGGTGGTGGCCTCGGTCCAGGTCCTAGGCCAGGAGTGACGTGAAGTCGCCGTTCAGGGCCAGGGCCTCCAGTTCGTCGAGGGCGGCCACGGCTGCTGCGGCCGCCTGTGGGTCGCGTTCTGTCAGGCCGCTCTCCTCGAACTCGTCCTCGTCCAGGCGTCGTACGTCTGTGCCGTCGGCGGAGCGCCACAGGTCCAGGTCCAGGTCCTCGACGATCAGCTCCGTGCCCTGGAGCGTTGCCGGGCGGGCGATGTCGCAGTACCAGCCCTTGAGGGTTCCTGTGGGGTCGCGGACCTCCATCACCGCGTACCAGCGGTCCCGCCAGTAGTACTCGGTGAAGACGTCACCCGGCTCGAAGCGTACGAAGCCGAAGTCGCGTGCCTGGTCGCCCGCGAAGTCGGCCCGGACGACGATTCGGGTGCCGTCGTCCTGGAGCAGTTCGGCGGGGTAACGGATCTTCGTACGACCCGCCTTGACGAGCACCACGTCCACGTGGCGTCCCTGGTCAGCCGAGTTCACGGACATACCGCACCTCCGTCGCGCAGATCTCGTACCCGAACCACTTGTTGATCGCGAGCATCGGCTCGTTCCCGGTGTCGTTGCCGGTGAAAGCCTCCGTGTACCCGGCCGCGCGGGCCCGGTGCAGGGAGTCGTTCTTGGCGAGTTTGGCCAGGCCCCGGCCGCGGAAGGCGCGGGCGGTGCCGGTCATGCCGGTGGTGTACCGGGTGCCGCCGTCGGTGCGGGCGGCCGTGAAGGCGGCGGGGCGGCCGTCGACCAGGGCGATCGTGGTCAGGTCCAGGTTGTTCAACGGGTGCCGCCAGGTGTTCTCCAGCCACCCCTCGTAGTCCGCCAGCTCGGCGGATCCGGCCTCGCTGGGCTCGTCCGCCGTCGTCTCCGCGTCCAGTTCGAAGATCGGGCGCGGATCGTCGGCGAAGTCGGCGGCCGGGCGAAGTTCCACGCCGGGCGGCAGGTCCTGGAGCGGTGGGAGTGTGCCGTTCGCCAGGTCGAGGCGCTGGAAGTGGGAGGAGCGGCCCGCCGTGTACCCGTGTGCCTCGGCGAAGGCGCGGTTGCCGGGCTCGTCCAGCACCCAGGCGAGCAGCCGGGTCGCGCCCAGGCCGGCCAGGTACTCCTCGGCGGCGCGGACCAGCAGCGTGGCGGCGCCCCGGCGGGTGCGGTCCGGGTGGACGTACACATTGATGAAGCCCTGGACCGGAGTCGGCGTCTCGTGCAGCAGACCGACCTGCGCGCTGCCGATGATCTCGCCGTCCTCCTCGGCGAGGAGCGGCCGGTAGCGGGCGTCCGGATGGAAGTGGGCCACGTCGTACGCGAGGGAGTCGGGGGTGATCACATAGAACGGCAGGGCACTGTGCCGGACGTGGGCGAAGCCCTCCAGGTCGGCTCTGACTTCGGGCTTGATCTCGCGCACCATCACTGTCATGTGGCCGCACGTTACGGGCGGTCCGTGTCCCCGTGCCTCTCATTTTCCGGTGGGTACGGGACAATCGGTCCGTGACCTTGAAGATCCACATCGATGACAGCGCGCCGCCGTACGAGCAGGTGCGGGCGCAGATCTCCGAGCAGGCGCACGCCGGGGTACTGCCGGTGGGGTACCGGCTGCCCACGGTGCGAGGGCTCGCCGAGTCGCTCGGGCTCGCCGCGAACACCGTCGCCAAGGCGTACCGGGCGCTGGAGACGGATGGGGTGATCGAGACGCGGGGGCGCAACGGCACGTTCGTGGCTGCCGCCGGCTCGGCCGCGGAACGGGAAGCGGCGGCCGCGGCGCAGGCGTACGCGGAGCGTGTGCAGCGGCTCGGGTTGGGCGAGGCGGAGGCCCTGGCCGCCGTACGGGATGCGCTGCGGGCGGCGTACGAGGACGACTGACGGCTAGGAAGTCGGTACCTGGTCGGGTGTCCTCGTCACCGTCAGCCCCGCCTTCGTCGCCACCCGTGCGAACGCCGTCGCATCCCGCACCGCCGCCCCGCCCGCGTCGTTGTTGAAGTACGCGTACACGTCCCGCCCCTTCGGCCACGTGTCCGCGATGCGTGTCGCCCACGTCCTCAGGGACTGTCCGCCGTAGCGCGGCCACGGGTGGGCCGCGCCCTCGTGGAAGCGGACGTAGCCCCAGTTCGCCGTGCGCCACAACGGAGTCGCCGGGCGGGATGCGATGTCCGCCCAGCACAGGGCCGCGTCATGGGACTGGAGGACCTCCCGGATCGTCCGCGTCCACCACGAGTCGTGGCGCGGCTCCACCGCCACCCGTGTTCCGGGCGGGAAGCAGGACAGGCACGCGTCCAGGAGACCGGCGTCGGCGTGCAGGGTCGGGGGGAGTTGGAGGAGGACCGGGCCCAGGTGGTTGACCAGGCCCTGGGCGTGGGTCATGAGGCGGTGCACCGGTTCCTCGGGGTCCCGCAGGCGCTTGATGTGGGTCAGGTAGCGGCTCGCCTTCACCGCGATCACGAAGTCCCCGGGCACCCGGTTCCGCCACGCCTCGAAGTTGTCCCGCGTCGGCAGCCGGTAGAAGGCGTTGTTCAGCTCGACCGTCGCGAAGTGCGCCGCGTACTCCTCCAGCCACAGCCGCATCGGGCACCCGGAGGGGTACAGGACCTCCCGCCAGTCCTTGTACTGCCACCCCGAGGTGCCGATGAACAGGGGCATATCACTATCAAAGCACCATCAATGCACTACAGGTACAGCCCCGCGTCCGCCCCGCCCCGCGGCTCCGGCAGCGACGTCGGGGACGTG from Streptomyces davaonensis JCM 4913 encodes the following:
- a CDS encoding esterase/lipase family protein; amino-acid sequence: MLPWKRLLRPVIALLLTAAVAVVPAATSAQAAEAASSGWNDYNCKPSAAHPRPVVLVHGTLGNSVDNWLGLAPYLTKRGYCVFSLDYGQLPGVPFFYGLGPIDKSAEQLDAFVDKVLAATGAAEADLVGHSQGGMMPRYYLKFLGGAAEVNALVGLAPDNHGTSLSGLTNLLPYFPGAEDLISAATPGLADQIVGSAFLTKLNAGGDTVPGVKYTVIATKYDEVVTPYRSGFLDGADVHNVLLQDLCSVDLSEHLAIGLLDRIAFHEVANALDPAKATRTTCASVFS
- a CDS encoding DNA polymerase III subunit alpha yields the protein MPGFTHLHTVSGFSLRYGASHPERLAERAAERDMDALALTDRDTLAGAVRFAKACAKAGVRPLFGTELAVERFEPVREGKRRTPVRGGAFIDESTPRVSFLARDGARGWADLCGIVTAAHAGEGSPLLPWDANRGDGLTVLLGPDSDVGRALAAGRPDRAARLLAPWREVYGDALRLEAVWHGRKGTGPGSLRLAARTVGFAAEQRIRPVLSNAVRYADPGQGPVADVLDAARRLVPVDPTKELDSGEAWLKGADAMLDAAERIVEAAGFRRDTAHRLLEQTRATAAECLVDPEDDLGIGTVHFPEPRLVGAGRRSAQRVLASRAAAGMVVKGYAGKRSYWERMHRELDIIAYHGFASYFLTVAQVVDDVRGMGIRVAARGSGAGSLVNHLLGIAHADPVEHGLLMERFLSERRLVLPDIDIDVESARRLEVYRAIIDRFGTERVATVSMPETYRVRHAIRDVGAALSMDPADIDRIAKSFPHIRARDARAALEELPELRELAEELRREGAKYGRLWELTEALDALPRGVAMHPCGVLLSDASLLRRTPVMPTSGEGFPMSQFDKDDVEDLGLLKLDVLGVRMQSAMAHAVAEVERATGEKVDLDAVPPGDPATYALIRSTETLGCFQIESPGQRDLVGRLQPATFHDLVVDISLFRPGPVAADMVRPFIEARHGRAPVRYPHPDLEEPLKGTYGVVVFHEQIIDIVDIMTGCGRAEADRVRRGLSDPESQGRIRFWFAQHAAARGYDAETIQRTWEIVEAFGSYGFCKAHAVAFAVPTYQSAWLKAHHPAAFYAGLLTHDPGMYPKRLLLADARRRGVPILPLDVNASGVAHRIELVSGIWGLRLALSDVHGISEAEAARIADGQPYASLLDFWERARPSRPLAQRLAQVGALDAFGANRRDLQLHLTELHRGARGAGGGQLPLAGGRKTAPAGLPDLSSAERLSAELGVLSMDASRHLMDDHREFLDELGVVGARRLREARHGETVLVAGAKAATQTPPIRSGKRVIFTTLDDGTGLVDLAFFDDSHDACAHTVFHSWLLLVRGVVQRRGPRSLSVVGAAAWNLAELVELRAEGGLDVVAARLAEPVPEAGEDSTGGRRIHMPTGYEMHPWADLRPAGQEPSQTRKLWHQSPGSAG
- a CDS encoding DNA polymerase Y family protein, which codes for MTILCVRFQLPSMYEAALPGLLGLLEEFSPVVEALPPDGALVDLRGAERYFGRSAVELASVIRVRALALYGVDCVIGAGPGTMLARMALRDARPGVTCVVPEARDGIVEFLADKPVTALPGVGTATARVLCEYGLDSLGRVAAAPLSTLQRLVGAKAGRELREKANGVDRGRVVPNGAARSLITERPFDRDELDTDRHRRALLSAAEELGARLRAVDKVCGTLTLTVRYADRSATSRSRVLKEPTAHSAALTRVAYGMYEALGLQRARVRAMTLRAEGLDPAEQASYQLSFDPVDEKVRRIEEVADRVRAKFGPRAVVPGSLAA
- a CDS encoding cupin domain-containing protein; the protein is MPVIRSSDAVTHEIHGARFVSYATPLSGSKELCAWRGEVPPGMKGPAHTVSKEEILHVLIGSLRVTLDGDTTDISAGDTLIINAGSTLALENPTDQTALTWVTTSVGLTADLADGTRITPPWAN
- a CDS encoding lytic polysaccharide monooxygenase auxiliary activity family 9 protein, which gives rise to MPARRRVATAASVAFVGVAPLVLTALGAAPAAAHGSMGDPVSRVSQCYAEGPESPKSDACKAAVAAGGTQALYDWNGIRIGDAAGRHQELIPDGKLCSAGSDAFKGLDLARADWPATAVSSGSYTFKYRVTAPHKGTFKVYITKEGFDPAKSLAWDDLDLQNPVATVTDPAASGGFYTFSGTLPKRSGKQVLYAVWQRSDSPEAFYSCSDVTFGGASTGGDGGSTPAPSASAPSEEQIEDGADESTVEHNGHGDQDASTSAEPVAKTEANQPKAAGTTENLAETGGDSSTSYIAMGGAAALALGAAALFMSVRRRATDGTRR
- a CDS encoding NADAR family protein → MSWQGPTYRVVDGERIYGAWCHVWRWVPYSEEFVVEDLWVFADGAVRCQERMDLEELEELLRSGWVTARDPYAPERPADAPKWRSRSPEVCTPDSFFLEVTDKVEELSGRTTAWDRLQEAIRGYQKEPSESRRELLREAYLGVPAHVRIYVLGDMDRQDRPLRILLTDLGEAVDGDGPVVTAEMHRDALDYFDRLDDDDRAHKERIAVLHADDQDVPGRPTLVSNEVVFPRGWPETPGLFVLRNDYPVPIVFGGRTYASVLHGYWALAAADPADHDRIRAAATPRDAHELGGRAARRDGWAELRVGVMGELLRAKFGQHPGLADVLLATEDARIRYTGYDEAPYWTDERDGRGRNWVGRLLELVRSELLVARVSWPTGE
- a CDS encoding MarR family winged helix-turn-helix transcriptional regulator: MQNSEALSLSFALLATAGELVRRINDGVVARGHEGKSAYGFAFTRIAAGGATVSEVAVHLGVTKQAASQLVDELVRKGYVERRPHPRDARARLLVLTELGWANTRAAEEAAADVVREWSAVLGEAEVAELGRQLLRIAPKGPIRPSW